The Microterricola viridarii genome segment CACATTCGGGAGAACCACCCCGACGTGCTGCTCTCGGTGTCGGCGACGACCCGCGCGCCCCGGCCCGGCGAGGAGGAGGGCGTCAGCTACTTCTTCGTCGACGACTCCGAGTTCGACCGCATGGTCGAGGAGGGGGAGCTGCTGGAGTGGGCGACCGTGCACAACGCGCACCGATACGGCACCCCGCGCGGCCCCGTCGAGGCGGCTTTGGCCGCGGGCAGCAGCGTGCTGCTCGAGATCGACATCCAGGGCGCCCGCTCGGTGCGGCGCGCCATGCCGGAGGCGCGGCTGGTGTTCCTGCAGCCGCCGAGCTGGGAAGAACTCGTGCGCCGCCTCGTCGGCCGCGGCACCGAAAGCGCCAGCGAACAGGCCCGCAGGCTCGAGACGGCGAAGGTCGAATTGGCCTCCGTCGACGAGTTCGACTACCAGGTCGTCAACGGCAACGTGGGCGAGGCCGCGCAAGAAGTCGTAGACTTGATGAAGACTCGCAAGGCGAAGCGCTAACAGCGCGCCCTTTTCCTCGTTTTGCTCACCCCCACAGAGGAGTTCCCACATGGCTGAAAAGCTCACCGGCATCATCGACCCGCCCATCGACGAGCTGCTCTCGAAGGTCGACTCGAAGTACGCCCTCGTGATCTTCGCCTCCAAGCGCGCGCGTCAGATCAACGACTACTACGCCGACCTGCACGAAGGCAGCCTGTTCGACAACGTCGGCCCGCTCGTCGACTCGTCGATTGAGGACAAGCCGCTCTCGATCGCAATGCACGAGATCAACGAGGACAAGCTGACGGTTCGCCCGAACGCCGAATAACCAGGCACCACCGAACAGCTCGAAGGCAGCCTCTGTGTCCCAAGCTCTTACGATCGTCGTCGGCATCAGCGGCGGGATCGCGGCATACAAGGCAGTCAACGTTGTGCGGGCATTCGTGTTGGCGGGGCACTCTGTGCACGTCGTCGCCACGGATGCCGCACTGCGCTTCGTGGGGCGGCCCACCCTCGAGGCGATCTCACGCAACCCCGTGCACAGCGAGCTGTACGAGGGCGTCGCCGAGGTGCGGCACGTCGCGATCGGCCAATCCGCCGACCTGATCGTGATCGCCCCGGCCACGGCCAACACCATCGCCAAGCTGGCAGTCGGCCTCGCCGACGACCTGCTCGGCAACACGGTGCTGGCCAGCACTGCCCCTCTCGTCATCGCCCCGGCGATGCACACCGAGATGTGGCAGAACCCGGCAACGGTCGCCAACATCGCCACGCTGCGCTCCCGCGGCGTCACCGTCGTCGGTCCCGCCGTCGGCCAGCTCACCGGCGCCGACTCCGGCCCCGGCCGGCTGGAGGACCCGGACACGATCGTGCGCGCCGCCCTGGCCGCCTACGAATCCGCGCGCCCGGCCCAGCTGGACCTCGCCGGCCGACGCGTCGTCGTCACCGCCGGCGGCACCCGCGAGCCGCTCGACCCGGTGCGCTTCCTCGGCAACCGCTCCAGCGGCCGGCAGGGCGTCGCGCTGGCAGAGGCTGCCGCCGCCCGCGGCGCAGACGTCGTACTCATCGCGGCCCACCTCGAGATTGCGGCGCCTGCCGGCATCGAACTGCGCGAGGTCTCCACGGCGTTGCAGCTGCAGGAGGCCGCCGCCCTGGCATCCGCCGACGCCGACATCGTCATCATGGCGGCCGCGGTCGCCGACTACCGCCCCGTCGAGGTCAGCGAGGGCAAGATCAAGAAGGACGAGCGCGGCGACTCGATGACGCTGGAGCTCGTGCGCAACCCTGACATCCTGGCCGGCCTCGCCGCCGCCAAGAAGCCCGGCCAGGTGGTCGTCGGCTTCGCGGCGGAGACCGAGCCGGACAAGGCCGCGCAGCTGGAGCTCGGCCGCCGCAAGATCGCCCGCAAGGGCGCTGACCTGCTCGTGTTGAACCGGGTCGGCTGGACCGAGGGTTTCGCCACAGAGCGCAACGAGATCACGGTGCTCGACCACGCCGCGGATATAGTGTTGGAGGCTGCCGGCAGCAAGCTGTCAGTGGCCCATCGCATACTTGATGTGATCGCGGAACGGCTGTCTTAACTGCACGACCGCGGTCACGGCGCCCGCCGACGTGACGGGCGCAGCACCACCATTCAGCACACCACACACTTCGATCAGAGACAGGCCAATGAGCGAGCTTCGGCTATTCACTTCGGAATCGGTCACCGAGGGGCACCCCGACAAGATCTGTGACCAGATCTCCGACAGCATCCTCGACGCGATGCTGGCCCTCGACCCGCACAGCCGGGTCGCCGTCGAGACGCTGGTCACCACCGGGCTCGTGCACGTCGCGGGCGAGGTCACCACCGAGGCCTACGTGGAGATCCCCTCCATCGTGCGCGAACGGATCACCTCCATCGGCTACGACTCCTCCGATGTCTGGTTCGACGGCCGCTCCTGCGGTGTGTCGATCTCGATCGGCGGCCAGTCGCCCGACATCGCCCAGGGCGTGGACAACGCCTTCGAGCACCGCACGCTCTCCAGCAGCGAGCGCTACGACCAGCAGGGTGCCGGCGACCAGGGCATCATGTTCGGCTACGCCACCACCGAGACGCCGCAGCTGATGCCGATTCCGATCTGGATCGCGCACCGCCTCGCCGAGCGCCTCGCCGAAGTGCGCAAGGCCGGCCTCGT includes the following:
- the gmk gene encoding guanylate kinase, whose translation is MDKPKHLNPPEVDRVAASRAAVAARRARAAIKAAIAAGERNPLEVMRTAFEAPLGAEGKLRVTEFLTSIPAIGVTKMQRIMEDLGISPAKRLGGLGKHQRERLYDYLNDRLSSRQPAPAKLIVLAGPTAVGKGTVANHIRENHPDVLLSVSATTRAPRPGEEEGVSYFFVDDSEFDRMVEEGELLEWATVHNAHRYGTPRGPVEAALAAGSSVLLEIDIQGARSVRRAMPEARLVFLQPPSWEELVRRLVGRGTESASEQARRLETAKVELASVDEFDYQVVNGNVGEAAQEVVDLMKTRKAKR
- the rpoZ gene encoding DNA-directed RNA polymerase subunit omega, with amino-acid sequence MAEKLTGIIDPPIDELLSKVDSKYALVIFASKRARQINDYYADLHEGSLFDNVGPLVDSSIEDKPLSIAMHEINEDKLTVRPNAE
- the coaBC gene encoding bifunctional phosphopantothenoylcysteine decarboxylase/phosphopantothenate--cysteine ligase CoaBC — its product is MSQALTIVVGISGGIAAYKAVNVVRAFVLAGHSVHVVATDAALRFVGRPTLEAISRNPVHSELYEGVAEVRHVAIGQSADLIVIAPATANTIAKLAVGLADDLLGNTVLASTAPLVIAPAMHTEMWQNPATVANIATLRSRGVTVVGPAVGQLTGADSGPGRLEDPDTIVRAALAAYESARPAQLDLAGRRVVVTAGGTREPLDPVRFLGNRSSGRQGVALAEAAAARGADVVLIAAHLEIAAPAGIELREVSTALQLQEAAALASADADIVIMAAAVADYRPVEVSEGKIKKDERGDSMTLELVRNPDILAGLAAAKKPGQVVVGFAAETEPDKAAQLELGRRKIARKGADLLVLNRVGWTEGFATERNEITVLDHAADIVLEAAGSKLSVAHRILDVIAERLS